The nucleotide sequence ATATGTTCACCATCAAGCAGGATTTCACCACTGTCAAGGCTCTGAACACCGGCGATAATCTTGGCCAGGGTTGATTTTCCCGCACCGTTCTCACCTACCAATGCGATAATATCGCCCTTCTCTATCGTCATACTCATATTCCGAAGAGCCTGAATCCCGCCAAAGCGTTTGTTTATTCCTTTTGCTTCTATTAACGGATACACATCATCCCCTATTTTTATAGAAACGCTCAATTTGTCTATAGCTGTCTGTTACCTGACAAATCTGTCAGGTAACAGTTACAGCTGTTTTTTCGCGCTTGTCTAAAACTCAGTCACAGACGATTTCGTTATTTCCGAGCTTCCAGCTCTGCAGGGAAAACATTGTCCGCGAGCTGGTCTTCCACATCCAGAACGTTTTCTCTGGTAACCAGGATCGTGGGAACAAGAACTTTCTCTTCCGGGGTTCCGCCGTTCAGATACTCCCACATGGCTTTGAAAGATTCCCGACCCATCAGGACAGGTTGCTGCATAGAAGCTGCCGCGATTTGATCTCCGGATTTAATGGCCTCTACTGTTTCAGGGCTTCCGTCAAACCCGACATGAGCTATAATCTTGTAATCCCCGGTATTTTCCAGGGCTGACAATGCTCCGAGGTTTGCCTCATCATGCTGTGTAAAGAGACCGTGCAGATTCTCATGTGCTGCCAGCAGATCCTGAGTAAAGTTGAATGATTCACCCCTTGTGTACTGGTTACACTGCAGAAGATTTACGATATTGATTCCTGCCTCATCCATGGCCTTTGCAAATCCTGCTGTGCGGTCCCGTCCGTTCTGTCGTGCCTGAGAAATGGCGATCTGAGCGACATCTCCTCCGTCCCAGCCTTTTTTCTTCATAATATCGGCCAGGTATGCGCCAGCCTGATAAGCACCTTCAAAGTTATCGGAAATGATAAAAGATACAAATTCACCGGAATCGGTTCCGATGTCGCTAATAACGACAGGAATACCATCAGCTTTAGCCAACTCAAGAACAGGAGGACATGAGGCGCTATCGGTAGGAGAAATGATTATTCCATCAACTCCCCGCTGAATCAAATCCTGCACGTTCTGCAGCTGTGTTGCAGCATTAAGCTCCGAATCAGAGTCAATAATAATCACCTTTTGACCAACTTTTTCAGCTTCCTGCTTTATTCCATCTGAAACATTCTTCCAGAAGGGAACGTGAAGAGCAGGTGTTACATATGCAATGATAATCCCCTCGGAATCACTTGATGCTTCCTGCTCTCCCGCAGCAAAAACCATCGACATTAAAACACAACTTACAATCAGACACAGAAATAGTTTCTTCATAATGTATCTCCTTTCTAAACTCTATGTGTAATTAAGCAAACATCATGCCAGACATGCAAGCTCAAATTGAAGCTGCTGAATTAAAACATTTCCCAGTAGGAGTTTATTTGCACTATTTAATTTATGTTGACAGTGCGTGTCCGACCGGCTTATAGTCAACGGTGTGCATTTTGAAAACACTCCAGCTACACAGTGTGTAAAATTATGATACAACCACCAAGAAATAAATGTTCAGTCCTGGTAGTAGACGATAGAGAAAAGGTCTGCCAAACTCTGGTAAAGAACTTTCTCAAGCTCGGTTATAACGCCGCTTTTGTGACATCCGGGTCAGAGGTTCTTCATACAATCCGGACAAAACAACCTGATACTGTTCTGCTGGATATAATGCTTGGTCACGATAACGGGATAGATATCCTGAAAATGGTAAAGCAGGAGAATCCTGCTCTTCCGGTCATTATGATAACCGGATATGCCTCAATTGACTCTGCTGTACAGTCCCTCAGATGCGGTGCCTATGACTATGTTCAGAAACCTCTTGAATTTGAGGAATTACGGGAAATAGTTGATCGGGCTGCCTGGGAATACTCTTCTGACAAACCAGAAACAGTGCATAAACTTTCTTCTCCGAAACTCGTTACCCGGAATAAAGAAATGTTAGCAATTATAGAACGTATAGACAAACTGGCGCCTACCGATCTTCCTATACTGATCCTTGGCGAAAACGGGACAGGAAAGGAACTTGTTGCAGACAGGATTCACCAAAAATCTAAACGATCGTGTCATCAGATGTTAAAGATAAATTGTGCAGCCCTGCCTGAATCACTTCTTGATAACGAACTCTTTGGACATGAAAAAGGATCG is from Marispirochaeta sp. and encodes:
- a CDS encoding substrate-binding domain-containing protein; protein product: MKKLFLCLIVSCVLMSMVFAAGEQEASSDSEGIIIAYVTPALHVPFWKNVSDGIKQEAEKVGQKVIIIDSDSELNAATQLQNVQDLIQRGVDGIIISPTDSASCPPVLELAKADGIPVVISDIGTDSGEFVSFIISDNFEGAYQAGAYLADIMKKKGWDGGDVAQIAISQARQNGRDRTAGFAKAMDEAGINIVNLLQCNQYTRGESFNFTQDLLAAHENLHGLFTQHDEANLGALSALENTGDYKIIAHVGFDGSPETVEAIKSGDQIAAASMQQPVLMGRESFKAMWEYLNGGTPEEKVLVPTILVTRENVLDVEDQLADNVFPAELEARK